The proteins below come from a single Pieris brassicae chromosome 1, ilPieBrab1.1, whole genome shotgun sequence genomic window:
- the LOC123720795 gene encoding zinc finger protein 628-like: MFSDEEIKSDNGFMRPDDELISIQEVCLVDKYDKKDFGFNTEPVLFNSGRSNLDVGRFFRDGFCESLEQQQAKFAWTEEDGNIASLFSSPAFGAGSSKELDDALNTEFKETDTSTESNEWKNNGVIFKTKSTNSNAVSSTSGNSSVGDRPKGKNACKIDKEDPRSRLHFVKYIKTHGRTIKLWECGICSREFQHQYTLMRHLPTHTDERNYHCDECSKSFRQLSTLSQHRAIHSAERPYSCEVCKKTFNRVSTLISHRKTHSEEKPYRCHICPKGFHQKGNLRNHLFTHTNERPYRCNICKKGYNQQSNLVCHKNKAHPDNKETISIERISCQTLPSTSIAKPTSKPRPECEVSSSMCPETAKQLNTSFSGLWSGGVIVDPIKTYHMSVAMATRQTPFALLQDDNGVKVLVKVVDTELLGGKQMLVPATAEDLRVGGKIVLKDQDSQDIQIESVPKESALQIRVPVVATVVPKIAPGGGLHLAVEEPHHAYHSALSTDNKGPSSSCITSEAHASCSKNVDANETIVIKQEIPSTSEIEGFQHVSSSGPVILSSYSLLPPAPSPPLDYIPLDLFESMACMPMGPQITTVNIDQPPSDESDIFITKFEDHSNTA, encoded by the exons atgttttcggACGAGGAAATTAAATCCGACAATGGCTTCATGAGACCAGATGATGAGCTTATAAG taTTCAAGAAGTGTGCTTAGTTGACAAGTATGATAAGAAGGATTTCGGATTTAACACCGAGccagtattatttaattcggGTCGGAGTAAT TTGGATGTTGGCCGTTTCTTTCGCGATGGTTTCTGTGAAAGTCTGGAGCAACAGCAGGCCAAGTTTGCATGGACGGAAGAGGATGGCAATATCGCCTCTCTCTTTTCCTCACCAGCTTTCGGCGCCGGGTCCAGCAAAGAGCTTGATGACGCTCTTAATACTGAATTTAAG GAAACTGATACGTCCACGGAAAGCAATGAATGGAAAAATAATGGTGTCATATTcaaaactaaatcaactaaCTCCAATGCAGTGTCTTCTACTTCAGGCAATAGTTCAG tAGGTGACCGACCAAAAGGCAAGAACGCATGTAAAATCGATAAAGAAGATCCGCGATCCAGACTTCACTTcgtcaaatatattaaaacgcATGGACGAACTATTAAACTATGGGAATGTGGCATTT GTAGCCGAGAATTCCAACACCAATATACCCTGATGCGTCACTTACCGACTCACACGGACGAGAGGAATTATCACTGCGATGAATGCTCCAAGAGCTTTCGCCAGCTTTCTACCCTCAGCCAGCATCGCGCCATACATTCTGCAGAGAGACCTTATTCTTGCGAG GTATGCAAGAAAACGTTTAACCGCGTCTCCACTCTGATCTCCCACCGCAAGACCCACTCTGAAGAGAAGCCTTATCGCTGTCACATCTGTCCCAAAGGCTTCCATCAGAAAG GAAACTTGCGTAATCACTTGTTCACGCACACAAACGAACGTCCATATCGATGCAATATTTGCAAGAAGGGTTACAACCAACAGTCCAATTTAGTTTGCCACAAAAATAAG GCACATCCAGACAACAAGGAAACAATTAGTATTGAGAGAATTAGCTGCCAAACGCTACCTTCCACTTCAATAGCTAAACCAACTTCTAAGCCTAG ACCCGAATGTGAAGTATCCTCATCAATGTGCCCAGAGACGGCTAAACAGCTTAATACAAGTTTCTCTGGTCTTTGGAGTGGTGGAGTAATTGTTGATCCAATTAAGACGTATCATATGAGCGTTGCTATGGCAACCAGACAAACGCCATTTGCTCTACTCCAAGATGATAATGGTGTTAAAGTACTCGTGAAAGTGGTCGACACGGAACTACTTGGGGGAAAACag atgtTAGTTCCCGCTACGGCTGAAGATTTGAGAGTCGGTGGTAAGATTGTGTTAAAGGATCAAGATTCGCAG GATATACAAATTGAATCAGTACCGAAAGAGAGCGCTCTTCAGATCCGAGTGCCGGTTGTTGCCACTGTGGTGCCGAAAATAGCTCCTGGTGGTGGACTTCATCTCGCTGTTGAGGAGCCGCATCACGCGTACCACAGTGCACTGTCTACTGATA ATAAAGGTCCTTCTTCTTCTTGCATCACCAGCGAAGCCCATGCTTCCTGCAGTAAAAACGTTGATGCCAATGAAACGATTGTTATAAAACAGGAGATTCCATCTACTTCAGAGATCGAAGGATTTCAACATGTATCATCATCAG GGCCAGTGATATTGTCTTCGTACTCCTTGCTGCCACCGGCTCCATCTCCACCCCTCGACTATATTCCACTTGACCTGTTCGAGTCTATGGCATGCATGCCTATGG GTCCTCAAATAACAACCGTGAACATAGATCAGCCCCCGTCCGATGAGTCTGATATTTTTATCACCAAATTTGAG gATCATTCAAACACggcctaa